The window GCGGATCAGCCACGCGCACGCGGCCCGGTCGATGTGCACGCCGGCACGGGTCGCCCATCTCATGCCCGCTCCCCCACCGTGACGTCGCGGTCTGCCAGCGCCTGCACCGCGATGCGCGCGGCCTCGCGTTCGGCGGGCGGGAAGTAGTCGCGGTCGGTGATGCGGCGCAGCTCGCCGCGCAGCCTGCGGATCAGGCGGGTGCGTTCGGTGTCGTCGGCGGGCGCCGTCGCGGTCTGGTCGATCACCGCCTGGTACTCCGCGGCGCGGGCCGTGCGCATGCCGTCGACGACGGCGTGTTCCTGGGTGCGGTCGCCGGGTGAGGCAATCCAGATCATCGCGGTGCCGCCGTTGTCGGCGATCTCCTCGGCGACCCAGTCGAGTTGCTCCCTGGTCCGGTCGTCGGCGGGCAGGGCGACCAACCCGTCGCCGAGACGTGCCACGCCGAGGCGCTCCAGCTTGCGCCACACCGCGATGCGCGGCTGCGACGGCTCCCTCGGGATCCGGTACGACAGCAGCACCCACTGCCCGGTGTTCTCCACCCGCTTCACCGTCATACTGTAACCACGGTTACACCAGTTCCGGAAGGCGTCTTCGAAGGTGGGTGGTGTCGATGCAGCAACGGACGATCCTGTTCGTCTGCCCGCACGGTGCGGGCAAGAGTCGGATCGCGGCAGCGTGGTTCGACGGCCTACGGCTACCCGGCTGGACCGCGTCGTCCGCCGGACTCCAGCCGCAGACCGAGGTGAGCGTGCACGCCGCGCGGCTGCTCGCCGACACGCCGGTGCGCCCCCTGCTGGATGAGGCGGCACCCCGACCGGTGTCGGCGGTGCCGGAGGCGGACCTGCTGGTCCTCATCGACGGCGACGACCGGTTCCCCGCCGACGTGCGGTGGACACTGGAGCAGCAGACCTTCGACCAGCAGATGTGCGCCGAGATCCGCGACCGCGTGCACGCCCTCGCCGCAACGCTCGCACCGCCGCCATGAAGGTGTCGCCCTGTTCTACTCCTCCGGCTCCCAGGCGATCAGCTGGTCCAGGACGCGCCGGTCGCCGTCGACGTGCAGCGAGTCCATCGTGATCCGGCCGTAGAAGAACTTGACCAGCTCATCGGCGGTGCCGCGGACACAGACGTAGGCCGACTCCGGGCGCGTGCCGTCGGCCGGCGCGGACAGGCGGGTGGTCCGGGCGCCGTCGGCCGAGAACCGGATCCGCCAGGACCCGCCCTCGGTGGCGTGATAGTCGATGACGGCGGGCTCGTGCGGCCACGCGATCGTCGTCGCGACGCAGGTGGTCAGGAACTCCTCGACACCGTCGAGGGCCACCGCGTCCGGCAGCGGCTGCGGGTCACCCACCGCGACCTGCGCGTCATACGTGTGTACGGCCACCTGCTGCAGTTGGTGCCGGGCGACGGCACCGGTGGTCGACGGCGACTGCGAGGGACCCCACCAGGTCCAGCAACCACGATCCGGCCCGGCTTCGCGCAGTGCGGCCAGTAGTCCCTCGGTCTCCGCGGTGAACCAGGCCAGCAGCGCCGCACGTTCGCGGGGCACCACCGGGTCGGGCAGCGCCACCGGACCGTCGGCGGGCCCCGCCGCCACCGTGGCGGCCCACCTCCGGCGCCCCTCACACAGGTGCTGCACCAGGTCGAACAACGTCCACTCGGGACAGGTCGGCACCCGCACGTCGAGGCTCGGCGCAGCGGCGACCGCCGCCCGGAAGGCGGCCGACCGTTCCTCCATCAGCCGCAACAGGTCGGCGAATTCCAGAGTCTTCTCCACCGCGGCTTCCTACCATCCATTGACGACGACCGACACCGAATTCCCCGGCCCGGCGCCGGCGTCTGTCGGCCGGAGTGCCGCTAAACGCTGTACCACCAGCGCTCGGACCTGGACAGCCGACGCTGTTCACCGGCTCGGACCCGCGACTGAATCGCCTCACGGACATCCCAGGCCAGCCGGTCACGGAGCCAGACCTGCCCCTCGGCGTGCAGGTCACCGAGCGCGGAGCGGTTCAGCTGCATGTCGTTCTTCACCTTCGTCCGAGCCTGCCATGCCTCGTCGTGAGTCCATTCGCCGTCACGGGCCAGGATCTTCGCATCGGCCTTGGACAGCTCTGCGCCGATGGCCTTCAACTCGCGATGACGTGCGTCCAGACCGGCCAACTCGAGCAGCGTCGCTGTGCCGTCCGACCTCATCACGGCATCCCACATGCTCAGTCGGGAGGTGAGCAGCCCCAACCGCAGGTCGTACTTCTTCAGGGCCCGTGGATTGGAATACGCCTCGGCGACGAGCTTCGTCTCGTCGAGATCCCGCATCAGCTCGCGCAGGATCTCCAGCTCGAACAGTCGGCGTCGCTCCTGAGTGATGCCGACATCGGCGCTGCGCTGCGCACGACGGGCCAGCAGGATCGCCACGAGTGCCGCGGTGAATCCGCCGAGGCCGACGACCAGGTTCGTGTAGTCGAGCCAGTCCTTGACGACATCGACCTCGGGCACTGAGTGGAGCACCGGCCCAGGGTAGAGACACGACGCATCCCGCCGCCCACCGGACCGGCCGGCCGGACCACGCCCGGGAACACTCGTTCAGGAGAAGACCACGGGCACCCAGCCGGTCCCGCACACCTGCACGACGGGCACGTTCTTGGTGACCAGTTGCACCTTTCCCATCCACGTTTCGTAGACCGTCTTGGTGCGGTGCAGGGCCGTGATCTGACCCGGGACCACGGTGACCGGCAGGAAATAGGCGCCGGTGAAACGGGAATCCGTCCAGACCCTCAAGAAGTCACGGCGATTCTCGATACCCAACTGCACGTGCATGGTGTTTCGGCCATCGGCGCTGCGGAACTGGAAATGCGAGGTCTGCGGAATCCACGACGATTCCCGGCAGTCGGCCCGCGCCGGATCGGCCGGCACCAGTCCGGCCGAGGTCAACGTCACCACCAGCACCGATGCGATGATGAAACGATCGACGGACCTGTTGGTTCGGCTGAGCAGCATGAAACCGATCGTAGGAAATACGCGAGACAGCCGATGCCGAAAAAGTCTGATTTCACCGGGAAGAGGACCCCGAGTCTCCCGACCATCGGAACCCGACGGCTTTAGCCTGAGATCACCGAAATACCGTCGAGGTAATGCAGGGAGTTTCTCATGAAACGCACCACGACCGTCATCCTTGTCGCCCTGCTCACGGCCGCAGTGCCGAGCCCGGCGCAGGCCCTTCCCGCCGGGAGCATCGTGTGGTTCCACCCCGGCGGCGACCAATTCACCCCGTCACAGATCTGGCTGTTCGACGGCACCACCCGAACAGGGTGGCGACGCAACTACATCCCGTCGCTGACGGCGTTCCCGGTACAGAGCCAGGACATGTTCACCTACCAGTCAGTCGGCAGCACCGATCATCTACGCTGGACCGTGTCCGGCGGCACCAGCCAGGTGACGGTCATCAGCCGGGACCAGAACGCCGACATCCTGACCGTGAACCACGACGGCTTCACCCAGAACTGGTACGGCTGCCGCTCCACCGGCCGGCCTCTCTACGCCCAGGCGGCCTGCTGGTGAGACCGTGGGACGGATGATCCTCACCTGCGGCGCGCACCGGCGAACCCGGCCGCGACCTGTACGACCGGGCCTACACCGGCCTGTACGCCGCGAAGCGCTCCGGCCGCGACCAGCCGGCCGCCGCCTGATCACTGCCCGGCCGACGACTACGTGAGAGGCGGCCGGGAAGCGGCTGGGCTCGACGCCGGCACCGTCAGGACGTACTCGGCGGTCACCTCGAACGTACCCGCGGTGCCGTGGATTCGGACGGTGTGTTCGCCGCCGGCCGGTGCCGGGATCCGGGCCCACAGCCCGCAACCCACGCCCTCGGTCACACCGGCGTCGCCGGTCACCGGGTTGCCCGCCCCGGCGGGGAACGTGATGGGCTCGTGCTCGATGCGTTCCACCGCGACCGGCGCGCCGTCGAATTCGATCGTGCCGGTGGCGTCGGCCATGAATTCGCTGCAGTCCCGCTCGGTGCTGCCGACCAGGTTGACGGCGGGCATGATCAAAGGCACGCCGGGCGGTACGGTGCACCGGCGCTGAACCCGGCTGCCGAAGGTGCCGGCCAGGAACCACGTGTCGGCGGGCTGGTTGCGTGCGCAGTGCTCGCCGGTGCCGTCGGCGACCGGGTTCGTGGCGGTGGGCTCGGCGGCGGCCCACTGCCACCAGGCCGCTTGGATGGAGGGCGGAGCCGGGGATGCCGTGGTGGACGGCGTCGGGGTGGCGATGTCGTCGGCGATCTGTCCATCGCAGCCGGTGAGCAGGACGACACACGACATCGCAGCGACAACCCTTTTCCACATGATCGTCCACCCTAGTCGAGAGGACGGACGAGCACCTGCCCGCGTTCGGCAGCGCTGTCACTGTGCACGCGGACCCGGCCGGCTGCTCAAGCGTGAGGTCTACCGAGTCAGGGGGTGGTGATTCGTGGACGTTCGTTACCGGCCAAAGCATCCACACACGCCGACACCACCGCCGGCCGAACCTCCGCCAGCACCGGCAACGACACCTGCCACGACGCCGCCGCCAGAACTCCACCCAGAATCCGGCCGGCCCGATCGGTCTCCCCGGTCGCGGCGATCGCCACGGCCGCTGCGGTCAGCGCTCGCGCCTGCCTCTCCGAGTCGGGGATCGAGCGGGCCACGGTCTCGGCCCGGGCCGCAAGCAGGCCCGCCCGGCCCGGATCGGTGCCGGCGACCGCGGCAGCCACCGCAGCCAGCGCGCGTGTCCGCTGGTCCGGGTTGGTGATCGAGTCGGCCAGGGTCGCGGCCCGGCCGGGATCGGCGCCGACGACCGCCGCGGCCACCGCAGCGAGAGCGTGCGCCTGCCGGCTCGAGTTGGTGATGGAACGGGCCACGGTCTCGGCCCGGGCAGCGAGCAGGCCGGCCCAGCTGGGGTCGGTGCCGGCGACCGCGGCGGCCACCGCAGCCAGCGCTCGCGCCTGCCAGTGCGGGTCGGTGATCGAACGGGCCACGGTCTCGGCCCGGGCAGCGAGCAGGCCGGCCCGGCCGGGATCGGCGCCGACGACCGCGGCGGTCACCGCAGCCAGCGTCTGCGCCTGCCAGTAAGGGCTGGGGATCGAGTCGGCCAGGGTCTCAGCCCGGCCGGGATCGGCGCCGGCGACCGCGGCGACCACCGCCGCCAGCGCCTGCGCCCGCTGGTCCGGGTGGGTGATCGAGTCGGCCAGGGTCTCAGCCCGGCCGGGATCGGCGCCGGCGATCGCGGCGGCCACCGCGATCAGCGCGCGCGCCCGCTGGTCCGGGTGGGTGATCGAGCGGGCCAGGGATTCGGCCCGGCCGGGATCGGTGCCGGCGAGCGCCGCGGCCACCGCGACCAGCGCCAGCGGCCGCTGACGCGCCTCGGTGATCGAGTCGGCCAGGGTCGCGGCCCGGCCGGGATCGGTGCCGGCGATCGCTGCGACCACCGCGACCAGCGCTCGCGCCTGCCGTTCCGGGTCGGTGATCGAACGGGCCACGGTCTCGGCCCGGGCAGCGAGCAGGCCGGCCCGGCCGGGATCGGCGCCGGCGACCGCCCGAGCCACTGCGGCCAGCGTCTGCGCCTGCCAGTAAGGGCTGGTGGTCGAGTCGGCCAGGGTCTCGGCCCGGTGGGGATCGGTGCCGGCGACCGCCCGAGCCAACGCGATCAGTGCCTGCAGCCGCTGGTCGGGGCTGGTGATCGAGCGGGCCAGGTTCTCGGCCCGGCCGGGATCGGTGCCGGCGACCGCTGCGATCACTGCGAGCATCGCACGCGCCCGCTGGTCCGGGTCGATGATCGAGCGGGCCACGATCTCGGCCCGGCCGGGATCAGTGTCGGCGAGCGTTGCGGCCACGGCGACCAGCGCGCGCGCCTGCCGTTCCGGGTTGGCGATCGAGCGGGCCACGGTTTCGGCGTGGGCAGCGAGCGGGCCGGCCCGGCCGGGATCGGTGTCGGCGACCGCCGCGGCTACCGCGGCCAGCGCTCGCGCCCGCTCGTCAGGGTTGGTGATCGAGCCGGCCAGGGTCTCGGCCCGGCCGGGATCGGTGTCGGCGACCACCGCGGCCGCCGCGGCCAGCGCTCGCGCCCGCTCGTCAGGGTTGGTGAACGAGTCGGCCAGGGTCTCAGCCCGGCCGGGATCGGTGTCGGCGACCACCGTGACCACCGCGGCCAGCGCCTGCGCCCGCTGGCCCGCCTCGGTGATCGAGCGGGCCAGGGTCTCAGCGCGGCCGGCATCGGTGCCGGCGACCACCGTGACCACCGCGGCCAGCGCCTGCGCCCGCTGGCCCGCCTCGGTGATCGAGCGGGCCAGGGTCTCAGCCCGGCCGGCATCGGTGCCGGCGACCGCCGCGACCATGGCGACTTGCGCCTGCGCCTGCCAGTACGGGTCGGCGATGGAGTCGGCCACGGTGGCGGCCTGGTCGGGATCGGTGTCGGCGACTGCTGCGACTACCGCGACCAGCGCGCGCGCCTGACGTTCCGGGTCGATGATCGAGCGGGCGAGGGCTTCGGCGCGGGGCATCTGTCCGAGGGCGGCCCAGACAGCGGGCAGGTCGATGGGGATGTTGGTGTTGCGGTCGATGAGGTTGGTGCGGCGGATGCACAGCTTCAGCATCGCCTCCAGATCGGGGTCCGGCGCGGCGAGGACGAGGTTCTGGCAGGTGGTGATCTCGGCGAGGGCGGCGGCGTCGCCGCCGGACAGGTCCAGCATCCGGTCGTGGCGGTCGGGGTCGGTGACCAGCGAGACCAGTCTCGCCGCGTCGCCGGTGGCGGCCAGCATGCGTGGGTAGCCGCGCAGCAGGTAATCCGGAGTGCCGGTCGGCCAAGCCGGCCGACTGCCGGTAGGAACACGATATTCATCGGCCCAAGCGTTCAGGCGAGTGCGGTAGCCGGCCAGTCGGGATTGACCGAGGTAGCCGGTGGCGGCCAGTTGTAGTTCCTCGTGCCCGAGCAGGTACACCTCGGGCCCGGTGTCCGGATCCCACTCGGTGTTGCGGCGGGTGAAGGTCCGCCCGGCCACGGTGTGCAGGACGTCCTCGATCTCGAGCAGACCCGTGCCGGTCAGCTCCTGCAGATCGGGCCCGGACAGGCCACCACGCGCCGCGGTCAGCAGACCGAGCAGGTCCTGCTCGATGTCGCGGCCCTTCAGCAGGCGTTTGAGTTCGGCCTTTCCGAGGCGCTGAAGATCGCGTGCATACGCCGATGCGGACAGCCGGCGCACGATGCCCGGATCCCGCAGCGGATGCCAGTCCGGTACGTCGTCAGGGACCGGTGGGTTCGGCCGTCCGGCCACGACGACCCGCAACCCGGCTGGTGGGCTGCCGGGTAGTAGCCCGGCGATACTGTGCGCGTGCACGCCTTCGGCGGTGCTGCGGTCCTCGTCCAGGCCGTCGACGAGCAACACCAGCCGCATCCCTCGCGCTGTGCAGGCACCGGCGGCCTGGGCGAGCAGGTCCAGCAGCCACGCTTCCCGCAATCCCTCGTCCGGGATGGTCGGCGGCGGCTGCCCGGTCAAGGCACCCAGCTGCTCGGTCACCGCCGCGACGAACGCCGCCCGGGTGTCGGAGCCGGCCAACCGGGCGGTGATGAAGAACGCCACCACCTGTACCCGCGATCGCACCGTCTCCGGCGGATCCAATACGAACGTCGACAACAATGCCGACTTGCCCGCCCACGGGCCCGCCTGCCACCACACGTACAGGCCTCGGCTCGGTTCCAGGCAGAACCCGGCCAGCTCCGCCAGCTCCTGCTCGCGGCCTTCCAATACCGGTGGTGCGATCCGGCGGACCTGCTCCAGATACGCCGATTGCGCCGCCAGCAAGGGTCCCGGCGGCGGGGCGACAGGTTCGCGGAGCAGCAGGGTTACTCGCGCATCGACGGTGTGCTCGTCCAGGCCGCATTCCCGGGCCAGCATCCGGGCGACCGCGCGGACATCGGCCTGATCAGCCGGGCCGCCCCGGGAGATGATCCGCTGGATCACGTCCTTCCTCGGCGCACCGGGCAGACTCAGATCGTCGCCGATCCGTTTCTCCAGGGCCATCAGTGCGGGCCTGCCCGCCTTCTCATGTAGGTCGTAGAGAAGGTCGCGGACCCTCTGTTGCGGACCGGGGGTGAGGTCCGGCCGGGCCAGGCTCCGTGGGCGCCGTACCGGGGCACGCCTGCCCGGTACCGCGGGTGGGCGGCGCACTGGTCGGGACTCGTCGGCATTCATCGCCGATCGATGATGCCCCACGGCTACCGCTCGTGGCCGGCCCGACACTCGTCGGCACTCAGGTTGTCCCCTTCCGGATGGTCCGAGCCTGAAAGCGCAAGCCGGCGCCGGCTCCGCATCGCGCCTACGACATTCAGGGAGCATCCGATGACTCGAACCTCGCCACACTCCCACGACCCGGGGCCGCGTCGTGCCCGGATCACCCTCGCCGTGATCACCGCCGTCCTTGCGGGCGCCGTCCGAGCGGTGATCAGCTGGTTGCTCGACCATCTGATCACCGGCGGTTGACCCGCGCACGGGGCGGGAACTCTGCGCCGGACCAGCGAGATCCCGCCCCTCATCACCGGCCACCCGTGTGGAGGAGTACCGACGGCCGTGCGCTCGGCTTCGGAATCGACAGCTGAAGAAGAGGCGACCCGGACCGGCAATGGGTTGCAGGGCTGTGTGCCGGGTTTGGCTGCTGTCATGTCTGGGCGGTTTGCCCGAGACAGACCACATCCACGATGATAGGTGCGTGTCAATCGAGGCAGCGCTGCGTGTCGTGATCGCTGAGGACTCGGGCCTGCTGAGGGAACTGCTGGTCCGTCTGCTGACCGAGAACGGCATGGTCGTGTGTGGCCAGGCGGGTTCCCTGCCCGAGTTGCTCTCGATCGTCACCGCCGACCCGCCTGACCTGGTGATCTCGGATATCCGGATGCCGCCGACGTTTAGTGACGAAGGCATCGACGGGGCCGCGCAGATCCGGGCCCGGCATCCCGAGACCGGTCTGCTGATCCTCACGCACTACCCGGAGGCGGCGTACGCGGTCCGGCTGCTGGAGATCGCCGACCGTGCGGTCGGCTACATCGTCAAGGACCGGGTGCAGGACACCACCCGTTTCCTCGAGGCGGCCAGGCGGGTCGCCGCCGGTGAGACCGTCATCGACTCGCAGGTGGTGCAGGCGGTCTTCCGCCGCCCGCGGCCGGCGAACCCGCTGGACCAGCTCGCCCCTTCGGAACGGCAGATCCTCGCCCTGATCGCCGAGGGCCGTTCGAACTCCGCCATCGCGACGCGCCTGAACTACAGCGTCAAGACGGTCGAGAAACGGGTGACCTCGATCGGGCAGGCACTGGGGTTGCCGTCGGTGGAGGACGACGGCCGCAGCGACGTCAATGTGCGGGTGCTGGCGGTGCTCGCCTACCTGCGGCAGACGCAGCACTGATGGTCACCCGACCCGTCGCCGCCGGCCGGCCGGTCGGGCCGGCCGCGGATCCGTGGCGGCCGCGGCAACGCTGGTGGATCGATCCACGGACGGCTGTCGCGGCGGGATGTGTGCTGGCCGTGGCCGCGCAGTGGCCGGTGATGCCGATCGGGCCGACGTTGGCGATCGTCAACGGGCTGGTGGGCGTTCTGCTGCTGCTGACCGGTGCGCTGCTGGGCGCCGAGGACGATCAGCGTGGCAACGGGCGCCTGTTCGTCCTGGCGGGGGTGGCGTGGGCCGGGGTCGGGCTGGAGAACTGGGGTTCGGCGCCCCTGAAACTGGTCGGCTGGCTGTGCAGCGGGCTGTTCGCGTTCGTGGCGCTGACCGTGCTGTTGCGCTACCCGGAGCAGCGGCTGCGGCACCCGTACCAGCGCCTGTTCGTGGTGGTCGCGTTCGTGTGGGTGGAGGTGGCCGCGCTGGCCATCGCGGCCACGAAGGGCATTCCGATTCGCGGTTCGGCGCCGACTCTGCTGTTCGGCGGTCTGGCCGACCGGCAGACGGGCCTGCTCATCGAGACGGTCGGCTGGGCGGGCCTCGTCGTCATCGCGCTGATCTTCGTCGGCATGCTGGGCGTACGACTGGCTCGCGCCAGGGGTCTGCAACGCCGTACGCTCACGCCGGTTTTGGTGGCGGCGATCGCCGCGGGTGTCGCGATGGGTGTGCGGCGTGCCGCGATCGTGCTGTCCGATGCACATCTGCTGGCGCTGCCGTTGCAGTTGATCGAGCCGCTGGCGTTGATCGCCGTTCCCGGTGGGTTCCTGGTCGCGGCGCTGCAGCGGCGGCTGGCGCGGGCGGCGGTCGCCGACATGGTGCTCTCGCTGACCCGGCCAGGCGGCGGCGGGGACGTTCTGGTCGCGTTACGCACCGCGTTGCACGACCCGAACCTGCAGATCCTCTACTGGGTCGACGACGAGGCGGGCTATCGTCGCGCCGACGGCAGTCCCGACGATGCCGGTATCGCGGACGGCTGCGTGTCGATACCCATCGTGGCCGGCAACGGTGACCGGTTGGCGCTGGTCCGGATGGACGCCATGCTCACCCGGCATGCGTCCATCGTCGACGCGGCGTTGAGCGCGGCGATGCTCGCCTTGGAGAACGCCCGGCTTCAGGCCGGAATCCGAGCACAACTCGCGGAGGTACGGGCGTCGCGTTCTCGGATAGTCGAGGCGGGACTCGCCGAACGGCGTCGGCTCGAACAGAACCTGCACGACGGGGCGCAGCAGCGGCTGCTGGCGTTGTCGATGCAGTTGGCCGGCCTGCGTACCGCGGTGGCCGACGCCGGGGCCGGGCGTCTGATCGATGACGCGTGCGCCACGCTGCGTGACGCGACCCGCGAGTTGCGGGAGTTGGCTCATGGTCTGCATCCGGCGGTCCTGACTCAGATGGGTCTCGCCGCGGCGCTGGAGTCGGTCGCGGGGCGTTTTCCGCTGCCGGTTCTGCTCGCGATCCCGGCGAGCCGGTGGCCCGAGGCGGTGGAGTCGACGGCGTACTTCGTGGCCTGTGAGGCGATCACCAATGCCGTCAAGCATGCCGAGGCCACTGAGGTGTCCGTGACGGTCGTGGAGCAGGACGGCAGTCTGCGGCTGCAGGTCCGTGATGACGGTGTGGGTGGGGCCGATCCGCCTGGTCAGGGCTTGACCGGCATCCGTGATCGGGTCGCCGCGGCCGGCGGCGCCTGGGGTCTGGCCAGTCCTCGCGGTGCGGGAACGACGGTGACGGTGACGTTGCCGCTGGGCCGGTAGGCTCCGTTTTCGTTCGTTTCACTACCGGTACAGAAGCGGGGTAGGTGCCCGAGATCTGCGCCCTGGGGTGCTTGACGCCCTGAACCCGGTCACGGGTGGGGAGGACCACGGCGAGCAGGTGGCGGGCGCCGACCCGGGTCACCCACCTGCTCGGTCCAGTACGCATGGTCGTTGCGGGTGTCCTGGGTGTCGGGGTGCTTGACACCCTGAGCCCGCTCACGGATGGGGAGGACTTCGGCGAGCAGGTCGCGGGCACCGACCGGATCACCTGCAACCCCGGTCCAGTGCGCCAGGTTGTGGCGGGTGCTCAGGGTCTCGGGATGTTCGACGCCCAACACCCGCTCACGGATGGGGAGCACCTCGGCGAGCAGGTCCCGGGCACCGACCGGATCACCTGCAACCCCGATCCAGTGCGCCAGGTCGTAGCGGGTGGTCACGGTGTCGGGGTGCTCGGCGCCCAGCACCCGCTCACGGATGGGGAGCACTTCGGTGAACAGATCGCGGGCACCGACCGGATCCCCTGCAACCCCGGTCCAGCGCGCCAGGTTGTGGCGGGTGTCCAGGGTGTCGGGGTGCTCGACACCCTGGACCCGCTCACGGATGGGGAGCAGCTCGGCGAACAGGTCTCGGGCGTTCTGGTGGAGGCCGGCTTCGCCGAGATAGCGGGCGGTTTTCTGTGTCAGGCCGCAGACGTCGAGGAGTGTTTCGTCGCTGGTCTCGGGTTGCGTGGTCGCTTCTCTGAGCAGGTCGGTGGTGTGCGGGGCGAGTGTCTGCCAGATGGGCCAGGTCGTGGGATCGTCGGTGTCGAGATTGGTGGTGTTCTTCAGCAGGAGGGTGATGGCCACGGCGAGGTAGGTGGTGTGCCGCTGGGTGATGTGCAGAGGGCGGCGGCTGGTGTCGCGGATGAGGGGATGCAGCCGCGCGAGGGTGACGGGTGTCGAGCGCTGGATTTGTTCGAGGGTGACCAGTCCTACGCCGGTCAGGGCTTGCAGGAGCGTGGCGAGGTGCTCGCCGGTGAGATCCGGTAGAAGAGCGGTGGCGGCCAGGGTGGCCGGGTCGAGCAGGTGGGTGGGGATCGGGGCGTCGGCGAAGGTGGCCAGCAGCCGCAGCAGGGTGCGGGCTTGCGGCAGGCCTCGCGTGTCGAGCAGGTCCAGCGACAGTTCCCAGGTCCGGTCGATGGTGCGGCGCGCCTGTGCCTCGCTGAGCGTGCCCGCGGCCGGTGTCGGTATGGGTTTGTGGCCGGTGTCCAAGGCGGTGCGGTATCCGGCGAACGTCGTGGGTGAGCCGGCGACCCCGGTGCGGCGCACCTGGCTGATGGTCTGACCGGCGATACCCAGGGCCAGCGGTAGCCCGCCGAGTCGTTCGGCCAGTGCGGTGGCCTGCTCGACAGTGCCTGCGGCGGCGCCGGCGTGGTCCAGGAGCACGGCTGCGCCGTCGGCCGGGGCGAGCATCCCCACCCGGATGCAGCCGGTACCAGCCGCCGCTGTCTCCGTCGTCGTGATACCGGGCGGCGGGCCAGGTGGCGGGATCACCGTCGCGGGTGGTCAGCAGTAGCAGGCCGCGGCGGTGCGGGACGGGCCGGAGCCAGCCGCGTCCGGCAGCGACCGGTTCGTCGGGTGGGGTGAGCAGCCGGGTGTCGTCGGCGTTGTCGATGACCAGCAGCCAGGGCTGCGTCAACTGGTCGAGCATTCCCCAGACCAGGTCGGGGCCGCTTCCGGTATCGGCCCAGGCGTGCTCGATATCAGCGGCGGACGCGCCCAGCTCGGCGGCGAGCTGCCGCATCCCGGTGTCCAGCTGGGTGGCCGTGGCGGCCGATACCCACCACACCCGTACCCCGGCGCGAGTCAGTCGGCCCGCGACCAGCTGCGCGACGGTGGTTTTACCCGCCCCGCCCATCCCGTGCAGAACGTTGGCCCGCGGCCGGTGACGACCTCGCCGGCTGTACAGGGCGGTCATCTGGTCGACCAGCCGGTCACGTCCTCGGATGTCGCGGTCGGTCACTTGCGGCGGGCGAAGCGAGGCAATCGCCGGACGGGTAGCGGCGGCTCTCCGGGGGACGAATATGTGCCGCACCGTCGCACCGAGCCCCGGTGGGGTGTTCGTGCCGGCCATGCGCTGCTGGATCACCGCCAGCAGCATCAGCAGCAGAACGGACGTGGCCACCACCGACCAGATCACCGCCGGGCTGTGCACCCACCGCCAGGCCGGCAGCATCCCGGTACCGATGTTGGTCGCCGCACCCAACGCTGCGGTGAGCAGGATTAGCACGGCTGCCATCGCGGCTAGGACCGCACCACGGCCGCGCTGGCCGGGGCGGCTCACGAGCACCCCGGCAGGTCGATGTCGCGGCTGGCAACGGCCTCATCGTGTCGGGCCATCAGGCAACCGAGGCTGAGCCGGCCCGAGCCGCCACCACCAACAGCCACCGCGGCCGACCCGCCTCGACCAGGTTGGTCGCCAGATCACCGACCAAGGCCGACGCATCCGCCGGCAAGGCCGCTGACACCGGTGAAGGTGTCCGCCATCGTCTACCCATAGATCACTCCGACAGTCGAGGGCAAACCCATCGCCGTTGTACCAGCCAGATGCCATGAGCCACCACAGTGATATCGATCGAAGGGGCGGATCCCGCCACCGAGCACACCGGTCATGATCGGAGGGTTTTCCCTCCCGCCTTGGCGGGTTGGCACCACGGCGCGGTGCCCGGCGCGGGGGCGAAGCTGA of the Actinoplanes sichuanensis genome contains:
- a CDS encoding maleylpyruvate isomerase family mycothiol-dependent enzyme; this encodes MEKTLEFADLLRLMEERSAAFRAAVAAAPSLDVRVPTCPEWTLFDLVQHLCEGRRRWAATVAAGPADGPVALPDPVVPRERAALLAWFTAETEGLLAALREAGPDRGCWTWWGPSQSPSTTGAVARHQLQQVAVHTYDAQVAVGDPQPLPDAVALDGVEEFLTTCVATTIAWPHEPAVIDYHATEGGSWRIRFSADGARTTRLSAPADGTRPESAYVCVRGTADELVKFFYGRITMDSLHVDGDRRVLDQLIAWEPEE
- a CDS encoding tetratricopeptide repeat protein, coding for MLAPADGAAVLLDHAGAAAGTVEQATALAERLGGLPLALGIAGQTISQVRRTGVAGSPTTFAGYRTALDTGHKPIPTPAAGTLSEAQARRTIDRTWELSLDLLDTRGLPQARTLLRLLATFADAPIPTHLLDPATLAATALLPDLTGEHLATLLQALTGVGLVTLEQIQRSTPVTLARLHPLIRDTSRRPLHITQRHTTYLAVAITLLLKNTTNLDTDDPTTWPIWQTLAPHTTDLLREATTQPETSDETLLDVCGLTQKTARYLGEAGLHQNARDLFAELLPIRERVQGVEHPDTLDTRHNLARWTGVAGDPVGARDLFTEVLPIRERVLGAEHPDTVTTRYDLAHWIGVAGDPVGARDLLAEVLPIRERVLGVEHPETLSTRHNLAHWTGVAGDPVGARDLLAEVLPIRERAQGVKHPDTQDTRNDHAYWTEQVGDPGRRPPPARRGPPHP
- a CDS encoding Chromate resistance protein ChrB, giving the protein MTVKRVENTGQWVLLSYRIPREPSQPRIAVWRKLERLGVARLGDGLVALPADDRTREQLDWVAEEIADNGGTAMIWIASPGDRTQEHAVVDGMRTARAAEYQAVIDQTATAPADDTERTRLIRRLRGELRRITDRDYFPPAEREAARIAVQALADRDVTVGERA
- a CDS encoding sensor histidine kinase, which translates into the protein MVTRPVAAGRPVGPAADPWRPRQRWWIDPRTAVAAGCVLAVAAQWPVMPIGPTLAIVNGLVGVLLLLTGALLGAEDDQRGNGRLFVLAGVAWAGVGLENWGSAPLKLVGWLCSGLFAFVALTVLLRYPEQRLRHPYQRLFVVVAFVWVEVAALAIAATKGIPIRGSAPTLLFGGLADRQTGLLIETVGWAGLVVIALIFVGMLGVRLARARGLQRRTLTPVLVAAIAAGVAMGVRRAAIVLSDAHLLALPLQLIEPLALIAVPGGFLVAALQRRLARAAVADMVLSLTRPGGGGDVLVALRTALHDPNLQILYWVDDEAGYRRADGSPDDAGIADGCVSIPIVAGNGDRLALVRMDAMLTRHASIVDAALSAAMLALENARLQAGIRAQLAEVRASRSRIVEAGLAERRRLEQNLHDGAQQRLLALSMQLAGLRTAVADAGAGRLIDDACATLRDATRELRELAHGLHPAVLTQMGLAAALESVAGRFPLPVLLAIPASRWPEAVESTAYFVACEAITNAVKHAEATEVSVTVVEQDGSLRLQVRDDGVGGADPPGQGLTGIRDRVAAAGGAWGLASPRGAGTTVTVTLPLGR
- a CDS encoding response regulator transcription factor, whose protein sequence is MSIEAALRVVIAEDSGLLRELLVRLLTENGMVVCGQAGSLPELLSIVTADPPDLVISDIRMPPTFSDEGIDGAAQIRARHPETGLLILTHYPEAAYAVRLLEIADRAVGYIVKDRVQDTTRFLEAARRVAAGETVIDSQVVQAVFRRPRPANPLDQLAPSERQILALIAEGRSNSAIATRLNYSVKTVEKRVTSIGQALGLPSVEDDGRSDVNVRVLAVLAYLRQTQH